One window of Etheostoma spectabile isolate EspeVRDwgs_2016 chromosome 6, UIUC_Espe_1.0, whole genome shotgun sequence genomic DNA carries:
- the dgat1b gene encoding diacylglycerol O-acyltransferase 1b translates to MGESGATVALTRRRRATLAAVKGADLLPVNGRSAAARQGSVSTGTTRDNDQSKQNRSLETIRFKSKTEKEKRKNDLQARLSCHKTQESLLSSASGYSNYRGILNWCVVMLVLSNARLFLENLLRYGVLVDPIQVISLFLNDSYSWPACLVIVSNMFILVALYTERQLSKGSFTELVGFLVHCINMAIMLTFPAAVVLLVPSMTPVGGAFVLGTYTILFLKLYSYKDVNMWCREQSTVKAKTLARSLSCPSAQHVNGGDRKVFYPGNLTIRDIYYFVSAPTLCYELNFPRSPNIRIGFLLRRLLEMLFFTQLLVALTQQWMIPIIQSSMKPLEDMDLSRMTERLLRLAVPNHLLWLMFFYVFFHSSMNFTAELLLFGDREFYKDWWNSETVTYFWQNWNIPVHKWCLRHFYRPLLRRGFSKMVSQSAVFFLSAFFHEYLVSVPLRMFRLWAFMGMMAQLPLAWFVGRFLRGNYSNAAVWMSIIIGQPFAILMYVHDYYVLHYRQEAT, encoded by the exons ATGGGGGAGTCGGGCGCGACCGTGGCCTTAACTCGCAGGAGAAGGGCAACTTTGGCAGCGGTTAAAGGTGCGGATCTGCTGCCGGTGAACGGGAGGTCTGCAGCGGCGCGTCAAGGCTCAGTGAGCACGGGCACTACCAGAGACAATGACCAGTCAAAACAAAATCGTTCACTGGAGACAATCCGGTTTAAATCAAAGACTGAGAAAGAGAAACGCAAGAATGACTTACAGGCACGACTGAG CTGTCATAAGACCCaggagtctctgctgagttccgCCAGTGGATACAGTAACTACAGAGGAATCCTCAACTGGTGTGTGGTCATGCTG GTGTTGAGTAATGCTCGTCTCTTCTTAGAAAACCTGTTAAG gtACGGTGTGCTGGTGGACCCTATTCAGGtgatttccttgtttctgaatGATTCCTACAGCTGGCCTGCCTGCCTGGTGATTG TTTCCAACATGTTCATTCTGGTGGCTCTCTACACGGAAAGGCAGCTGTCGAAG GGTTCATTCACTGAACTTGTGGGATTTCTGGTCCATTGCATTAACATGGCAATCATGCTAACATTCCCTGCTGCAGTGGTCCTATTGGTCCCCTCCATGACCCcag tTGGCGGTGCATTTGTTCTTGGTACTTACACCATCCTCTTCCTAAAGCTTTACTCTTATAAGGACGTCAACATGTGGTGCAGAGAGCAGAGCACTGTCAAGGCCAAGACACTGGCCAGGTCGCTGTCTT GTCCCTCAGCGCAACACGTCAACGGAGGTGACCGTAAGGTATTTTACCCTGGCAACCTCACAATCAGAG ACATATACTACTTTGTCTCTGCTCCAACTCTGTGCTACGAGCTCAACTTCCCTCGATCTCCTAATATTCGCATAGGTTTCCTGCTGAGGCGACTGCTTGAGATG CTGTTCTTCACCCAACTGTTAGTTGCTCTCACTCAACAG TGGATGATTCCCATCATTCAAAGTTCCATGAAACCGCTAGAG GACATGGATCTGTCCAGGATGACTGAGAGACTTCTAAGATTAGCT GTTCCTAATCACTTGCTGTGGCTGATGTTTTTCTACGTGTTCTTCCACTCGTCAATGAACTTCACAGCTGAGCTGCTGCTCTTTGGAGACAGAGAGTTTTACAAGGACTGgtg GAACTCTGAGACAGTGACATATTTCTGGCAGAACTGGAACATCCCTGTACACAAGTGGTGTCTACG CCACTTTTACAGGCCACTGTTAAGGAGAGGATTTAGTAAAATGGTCAGCCAATCAGCTGTCTTCTTCTTGTCAGCTTTCTTCCATGAG TACTTGGTCAGTGTTCCTCTCAGGATGTTCAGACTTTGGGCCTTCATGGGCATGATGGCACAG